From the Sebastes fasciatus isolate fSebFas1 chromosome 3, fSebFas1.pri, whole genome shotgun sequence genome, one window contains:
- the LOC141764419 gene encoding cytochrome P450 3A30-like, with protein MRYLPFFSLETWILLITFICIFVMYGKGTHGIFEKLGIPGPKPYMYWGTVVRHNKVYFLDDQECARKYGKVWGGFEFRMPMLAVADPDMLKTILVKECFTYFTNRRNFRLWGDLYDAVSTTEDDHWRRIRNILTPSFTSGRIKEMFSIMKHHSRKLTASLQSKAHNNEVITVKDFFGAYSMDVMASCAFSVDMDTINNPSSPLVTHATKLFKVSIPLFFLQGFFPVFLPLLELLGFSLTPKSATDYFKTLLEKVRAERSGSSNQNSVDILQHMINSQTASDPKKEKQNKGLTDHEILSNATIFVFAGYETSATTLVFLAYNLARNPEVMKRLQEEIDSTFPNKGAVHYEDLMQMEYLDSVVDECLRLYPPAGRLERTAKETVKIGGITIPKGMLVMIPVYTVHRDPELWPEPEQFKPDRFSKQNKQSINPYTYLPFGLGPRNCLGMRFALMMVKLALVEVLQNYSFSVCEETEIPLTMSPEGLVGPLKPIKLKIVTRSITSGNVDKSN; from the exons ATGCGCTAtcttcctttcttctctcttgAAACATGGATTCTACTGATCACATTTATCtgcatatttgttat GTATGGCAAAGGGACTCATGGGATATTTGAGAAGTTGGGGATCCCAGGTCCAAAGCCGTACATGTACTGGGGCACAGTTGTCAGGCACAACAAA GTTTACTTCTTGGATGACCAAGAGTGTGCTCGGAAGTATGGGAAAGTGTGGGG AGGATTTGAGTTCAGGATGCCCATGTTGGCTGTGGCGGACCCTGACATGCTGAAAACCATCCTGGTGAAGGAGTGCTTCACCTACTTCACCAACCGGAGG AACTTTCGTCTGTGGGGAGACCTTTATGACGCAGTGTCTACTACCGAGGATGATCATTGGAGACGGATTCGTAACATCCTCACACCCTCCTTCACCTCTGGCCGTATAAAAGAG ATGTTCAGCATCATGAAACATCATTCCCGCAAACTGACAGCCAGCCTGCAGTCCAAGGCGCACAATAATGAAGTCATCACTGTAAAAGA CTTCTTTGGAGCCTACAGTATGGATGTGATGGCGAGCTGTGCATTCAGTGTGGATATGGACACAATCAACAACCCTTCAAGTCCCCTCGTCACCCATGCCACGAAGCTGTTCAAAGTCTCCatacctcttttctttctccaaG GGTTTTTCCCTGTATTTCTTCCTCTCTTGGAGCTGCTCGGTTTCTCCTTGACCCCTAAGAGCGCTACTGATTACTTTAAAACGCTTCTGGAGAAAGTCAGAGCAGAACGCAGTGGGAGCTCAAACCAG AATTCGGTAGATATCCTTCAACACATGATCAACTCTCAGACTGCCAGTGATCCcaagaaagaaaagcagaataAGG GTCTTACTGATCATGAGATATTATCTAATGCCACAATATTTGTGTTTGCTGGTTACGAGACGAGTGCCACCACTCTCGTTTTCTTGGCCTACAATTTGGCAAGAAATCCTGAAGTCATGAAACGCCTACAAGAGGAGATAGACTCCACTTTCCCCAATAAG GGTGCAGTCCATTATGAAGATCTGATGCAGATGGAGTACCTAGACAGCGTCGTCGACGAGTGTCTGAG GCTCTACCCTCCAGCTGGACGTCTGGAACGAACTGCCAAAGAAACTGTCAAGATCGGTGGAATCACAATCCCAAAGGGAATGCTTGTTATGATTCCAGTCTATACTGTGCACCGCGACCCTGAGCTGTGGCCAGAGCCAGAGCAGTTCAAACCTGACAG ATTTAGTAAGCAGAACAAACAGAGCATCAACCCATACACTTACCTGCCATTTGGTCTCGGGCCAAGGAACTGCTTGGGGATGCGATTTGCTCTGATGATGGTCAAACTGGCCTTGGTGGAAGTTTTGCAGAACTACAGCTTCTCCGTCTGCGAGGAGACAGAG ATCCCTTTGACGATGAGCCCTGAAGGCCTGGTTGGACCCCTAAAACCAATCAAACTAAAGATTGTGACACGTTCAATCACCTCAGGAAATGTGGACAAGTCCAACTAG
- the gpank1 gene encoding G patch domain and ankyrin repeat-containing protein 1 has translation MAALGFTPASGLDLFTIEISEQSSSKTSSVLNGEEVKQFYENLIKEGKGQDAISKRDYGREHQNKQRSRESSRRERRRRVRGQTDAVVQSGISGESGGNQRRETSISERTMELLGLRLLRCAHGGDISGVKDLLSKGVDINFQDTYFWTAVMCASWSGQRAAVRLLLQHGAAWVGVVDTQGRDAKDLALEAGRNDVLEELESYGRSTQRDTQSDSSAPQPQWCGVCCNEYSSSLSSHLSSTIHLFSLRRAPPTPYYCLPPSSNSYKMMVRCGWKPGTGLGPEGEGPHQPVPTVLKRDQEGLGYGHMKRAKVTHFQPRDRDAVKPPSKKKEERTGKGQRKEESRRQEQIDKTWERDFRASFYL, from the exons ATGGCTGCTTTAGGCTTTACTCCTGCCAGTGGACTGGATCTGTTCACTATTGAAATAAGCGAACAGTCCAGCTCTAAAACAAGTAGTGTACTTAATGGGGAAGAGGTCAAGCAGTTCTACGAAAATTTAATTAAAGAAGGTAAAGGGCAAGATGCAATTAGCAAGAGAGATTATGGCAGAGAGCATCAGAAtaaacagaggagcagagagtccagtagaagagagaggaggaggagagtcaggGGTCAAACAGATGCTGTGGTACAAAGTGGGATTAGTGGTGAAAGTGGAGGCAACCAAAGAAGAGAGACAAGCATCTCAGAAAGGACCATGGAGCTCCTGGGGCTCAGGTTGCTGCGTTGTGCCCATGGAGGGGACATCTCTGGCGTCAAAGACCTGCTCTCAAAGGGGGTCGATATCAACTTCCAG GATACTTACTTCTGGACAGCGGTGATGTGTGCAAGCTGGTCAGGACAAAGAGCTGCggtgaggctgctgctgcaacacggAGCAGCCTGGGTCGGAGTGGTTGATACACAGGGCAGGGATGCCAAAGACCTGGCACTGGAAG cgGGCCGCAATGACGTATTGGAGGAGTTGGAGAGCTATGGGAGAAgtacacaaagagacacacagtctGATAGCAG TGCCCCCCAACCTCAGTGGTGCGGTGTGTGTTGTAACGAGTACAGCAGCAGCCTGTCATCACATCTGTCCTCCACTATACATCTGTTCAGTCTGCGGCGTGCTCCACCCACCCCCTACTACTGCCTCCCCCCCTCCAGCAACAGCTACAAGATGATGGTTCGTTGCGGCTGGAAACCGGGGACAGGACTGGGGCCAGAGGGAGAGGGGCCTCACCAGCCAGTGCCAACTGTGCTGAAAAGAGACCAGGAAGGCCTCGGCTATGGACACATGAAAAGAGCAAAAGTTACTCACTTCCAACCCAGAGATCGTGACGCAGTGAAACCACCATCCAAGAAGAAAGAGGAGCGAACAGGAAAAGGacagaggaaggaagaaagTAGGAGACAGGAACAGATAGATAAGACCTGGGAAAGAGATTTTCGTGCCTCTTTTTATCTTTGA
- the LOC141764424 gene encoding cytochrome P450 3A40-like: MGFLLSAETWTLLVALITLIFVYVCWHFGTFKKLGVPGPNPVPFFGTMLAYRKGFTNFDMDCFKKYGKIWGIFDGRQPVLCITDPAMIKAVLIKECYSFFTNRRNFRLNGALYDAVSIAEDDQWRRIRGVLSPSFTSGRLKEMLDIMKHHSANLVSSMKKKADKDEPLELKEFFGPYSMDVVTSTAFSVDIDSLNNPSDPFVTNIKKMLKFDLFSPLFLIVAFFPFMGPIFEKMEFSFFPASVTDFFYSALQKIKSNRENSKQRSRVDFLQLMIDSQKNNDLSKEEPDKGLSDHEILSQAMIFLFAGYETTSSSLTFLAYNLATHPHVMKQLQEEIDSTFPNKGPVEYQALMQMEYLDSVINESLRLYPIAARLERVAKATVEINGLVIPKDMIILVPTWPIHRDPEVWPEPEVFKPERFSKENKEAIDPYTYMPFGAGPRNCIGMRFALMMMRLAVVEILQKFSFSVCKETEIPFEMDVQGLLMPKRPIKLKLVPRSESSN; encoded by the exons ATGGGCTTCCTCCTCTCCGCTGAGACATGGACCCTCCTGGTGGCTCTCATCACACTAATCTTTGT gtATGTCTGCtggcattttggaacatttaagaaactgggcGTCCCTGGTCCCAATCCGGTCCCGTTTTTCGGCACTATGCTGGCATATAGAAAG GGATTCACCAACTTTGACATGGATTGCTTCAAGAAATATGGGAAGATATGGGG catttttgaTGGCCGTCAGCCCGTGCTGTGCATCACAGATCCTGCCATGATAAAAGCTGTTCTCATAAAGGAGTGTTACTCGTTCTTCACCAATCGCAGA AACTTCCGTCTGAACGGGGCGCTGTACGATGCCGTGTCCATCGCTGAGGACGACCAGTGGAGGAGGATCCGCGgtgtcctctctccctccttcacctCAGGAAGACTGAAAGAG ATGTTGGACATAATGAAGCACCACTCTGCTAACCTGGTCAGCAGCATGAAAAAGAAGGCAGACAAGGATGAGCCCTTAGAGCTGAAGGA GTTCTTTGGACCCTACAGTATGGATGTAGTAACCAGCACAGCCTTCAGTGTCGACATTGACTCACTCAACAACCCCTCAGACCCTTTTGTCACTAACATCAAGAAGATGCTGAAGTTTGACCTTTTTAGCCCTCTCTTCCTCATCGTTG CTTTCTTCCCCTTTATGGGTCCTATTTTTGAGAAGATGGAGTTTTCCTTTTTCCCTGCGTCTGTCACGGACTTCTTCTACTCTGCACTGCAGAAGATCAAGTCTAACCGAGAAAACAGCAAGCAAAGG AGTCGAGTGGATTTCCTTCAGTTGATGATTGACTCCCAGAAAAACAATGACCTCAGTAAAGAGGAACCGGATAaag GTTTAAGCGATCATGAGATCCTTTCTCAAGCAATGATTTTCCTCTTTGCTGGCTACGAAAcaaccagcagctctctcaCTTTCTTGGCTTACAATCTGGCGACACACCCTCATGTCatgaagcagctgcaggaggagatCGACTCCACCTTCCCTAACAAG ggtCCTGTTGAGTACCAGGCTCTGATGCAGATGGAGTATCTAGACAGCGTCATCAACGAGTCTCTCCGATTGTACCCCATTGCCGCACGTCTGGAGCGCGTGGCCAAAGCGACTGTGGAGATAAACGGCCTTGTGATTCCAAAAGATATGATTATCTTGGTACCCACATGGCCCATTCACCGGGACCCTGAAGTGTGGCCCGAGCCTGAGGTGTTCAAACCTGAGAG GTTCAGCAAGGAAAACAAGGAGGCTATTGATCCGTACACGTACATGCCTTTCGGGGCAGGACCAAGGAACTGCATTGGGATGCGATTtgctctgatgatgatgagactAGCAGTGGTGGAGATCCTGCAGAAGTTCAGCTTCTCTGTGTGTAAGGAGACTGAG ATCCCCTTTGAGATGGACGTCCAGGGCCTGCTGATGCCAAAACGACCAATCAAACTGAAGCTGGTGCCGCGTTCTGAATCCTCAAACTAA